In a genomic window of Williamwhitmania taraxaci:
- a CDS encoding phosphoenolpyruvate carboxylase has translation MNTTYQLQNFESWVRRRFEIYNSIFIGLSKTEEGVLLDHFGEHVKQGILRGETPEGIIASFCTNMGFIQSEEETLSLLVGFIGVIERQVVIFDAVEDSAFDKINDLHGSNSLNIVLKNYLKSGLADDLLSTIKDLKIRLVLTAHPTQFYSGAILSIINSLDEAIKSNDIDTINTLLQQLAYTPFYNIKKPTPLDEAQSLIWYLENALYNAVMSIHDELFYIMPSEGYINHNLVELGFWPGGDRDGNPFVTAEITEKVAELLRKSILRKYYRSIRQLKKHMTFGGVSDELLAIEKMLSDCIYGQGSIKKEWLIEKLEDLDRQVVEKFGGLYSANMHRLINTIKIFGTHFASVDIRQDAFTHRRVFTEMVPAFANAFETKTEQELVDWFTGLDASLTDLSPLSDMARETALSVKVIKTIQEQNGEKGCNRYIISNCGRASDVMLLYRLFTINGWAEKDITVDLIPLFETIDDLVVCDKVMETLYSNPTYMAHLGRRGNCQTIMLGFSDGTKDGGYFAANWSIYHAKEMLSAISEKYGIQVIFFDGRGGPAARGGGKTNQYYSSQAKNVANKEIQLTIQGQTISSNFGTPMAAQYNMEQLLSAALKNRVDTSYSAEFEAKDRQVMNEIMDISRAVYSKLKLRPEFIPYMQKYSPLNFFGKANIGSRPDKRNQGGEVKFESLRAIPFVGSWSQNKQNVPGYYGFGEALRQVYAKYGEADMAGLYQRSRFFRTLVENSQMVLEKSNFEVTAFAQSDEAYADIWSDIRQEYNLSIEYLLKVSGSKVLMEKNPKDKLSVQLRESIIQPLVLIQQFALREVDKSLAEGLTERAEIYGALVVRCSFGLINAGRNSA, from the coding sequence ATGAATACAACCTATCAACTACAGAACTTCGAGAGTTGGGTTCGAAGGAGGTTCGAGATATATAACAGTATCTTTATTGGCCTGTCAAAAACGGAAGAAGGCGTATTGCTCGATCATTTTGGCGAGCATGTGAAGCAAGGGATCTTGCGGGGTGAAACGCCAGAGGGTATTATTGCCTCCTTCTGCACGAATATGGGATTCATCCAAAGTGAGGAGGAAACGCTTAGCCTTCTGGTAGGTTTTATTGGGGTTATCGAGCGTCAGGTAGTTATTTTTGATGCAGTGGAAGATTCTGCTTTCGACAAGATTAACGATTTGCACGGCTCCAATTCCCTTAATATCGTGCTGAAAAACTACCTGAAGAGTGGACTCGCCGACGATTTGCTCTCTACCATTAAGGATCTAAAGATTCGGTTGGTGCTTACGGCGCATCCTACCCAGTTTTACTCGGGAGCCATTCTCTCCATCATTAACTCGCTCGATGAGGCCATCAAGAGCAACGATATCGATACGATAAATACGCTCCTTCAGCAGCTGGCCTATACTCCTTTTTACAATATAAAGAAGCCCACACCGCTCGATGAGGCGCAAAGCCTTATTTGGTATTTGGAGAATGCACTCTATAATGCGGTAATGTCTATCCACGACGAGCTGTTTTACATTATGCCCTCCGAAGGGTATATCAACCATAACCTTGTTGAGCTGGGCTTTTGGCCCGGTGGCGATCGGGATGGAAATCCCTTTGTCACTGCCGAAATTACCGAGAAGGTTGCCGAACTGCTTCGGAAATCTATCCTGAGGAAATACTACCGCTCCATCCGTCAGCTGAAAAAGCACATGACCTTTGGAGGTGTTTCGGACGAACTGCTGGCCATTGAGAAGATGCTCTCCGATTGTATCTATGGGCAGGGGTCGATAAAAAAGGAGTGGCTCATCGAAAAGTTGGAGGATCTCGATCGCCAAGTGGTGGAAAAGTTTGGCGGACTCTATTCCGCTAATATGCACCGGTTGATCAACACCATCAAAATATTTGGAACTCACTTTGCCTCCGTGGATATTCGGCAGGATGCCTTTACCCATCGCCGCGTCTTTACCGAGATGGTTCCTGCCTTTGCCAATGCGTTCGAAACAAAAACCGAGCAGGAGTTGGTCGATTGGTTTACGGGACTCGATGCCTCGCTTACCGATTTGAGCCCCCTTTCGGATATGGCTCGCGAAACGGCCCTATCGGTTAAGGTTATCAAAACTATTCAGGAGCAAAATGGCGAGAAGGGTTGCAACCGTTACATCATCTCCAACTGTGGTCGGGCATCGGATGTAATGCTGCTTTACCGCCTCTTTACCATCAATGGTTGGGCCGAGAAGGATATTACGGTCGACCTGATTCCCCTGTTCGAAACCATCGACGACCTAGTGGTTTGCGATAAGGTTATGGAGACACTCTATTCCAATCCCACCTATATGGCACACCTTGGCCGCCGCGGGAATTGCCAAACCATTATGCTTGGCTTCTCCGATGGAACCAAGGACGGTGGCTACTTCGCCGCCAACTGGTCTATTTACCATGCCAAGGAGATGCTTAGTGCTATTTCGGAGAAATACGGTATTCAAGTAATATTCTTCGATGGTAGGGGAGGCCCTGCCGCTCGTGGTGGTGGAAAAACCAATCAATACTACTCCTCGCAGGCCAAAAATGTTGCGAATAAGGAGATTCAGCTAACCATACAAGGGCAGACCATCAGTTCCAATTTCGGAACTCCTATGGCGGCCCAGTACAATATGGAGCAACTCCTCTCCGCTGCTCTGAAAAACAGGGTAGATACCAGCTATAGTGCCGAATTTGAGGCGAAAGATAGGCAAGTGATGAATGAAATCATGGATATCAGCCGTGCGGTATACTCAAAGCTGAAGCTACGACCGGAGTTTATTCCTTATATGCAAAAATACTCTCCGCTCAACTTCTTTGGCAAGGCCAACATTGGTAGCCGACCCGATAAGCGGAATCAGGGTGGTGAAGTAAAATTCGAAAGCCTGCGTGCCATTCCATTTGTGGGCTCATGGAGTCAGAATAAGCAAAACGTGCCGGGTTATTATGGCTTTGGTGAAGCATTGCGTCAGGTTTATGCCAAGTATGGAGAGGCGGATATGGCCGGACTTTACCAGCGCAGCCGATTCTTCCGCACGCTGGTGGAGAATAGTCAAATGGTTCTCGAAAAATCGAACTTCGAAGTTACCGCTTTTGCCCAGAGCGATGAGGCGTATGCGGATATTTGGAGCGACATTCGTCAGGAATATAACCTCTCGATAGAGTATCTGCTGAAAGTATCCGGATCGAAGGTTCTCATGGAGAAAAACCCTAAGGATAAGCTCTCGGTGCAGCTGCGTGAGTCAATCATTCAGCCATTGGTACTCATCCAGCAGTTTGCCCTTCGCGAGGTAGATAAGTCATTGGCCGAAGGCCTTACCGAGCGTGCCGAGATTTATGGTGCATTGGTAGTTCGGTGCTCCTTTGGACTAATTAATGCCGGACGCAATTCGGCTTAG
- a CDS encoding CapA family protein produces the protein MLRIVVIVSLILFVARAEAQPIPLTPTDSTLTLLFIGDVMGHGPQINSAYDTVTDTYSYDTVFSRIRPFIELSDIAIANLEVTLAGKPYTGYPTFSSPVALAAALKTAGVDILATANNHSADRSKNGITRTIEELNKLNIPHTGTFANQAERDTTYPLIIEKNGFRLALLNCTYGTNGIEVPKPTLVNTIDTAQIRRDYYRARLLNVDEVIAFVHWGVEYQEEPNAEQIAIAAYLHKLGIRIVIGSHPHVIQRMEATYDSDTTVGNITVYSLGNFVSNQRTRNRNGGALAYIKLTKHEKKTQIKAGGYLLAWVQTPMRNGRKVYQVLPVSEYEQLEGYFSPADQALFDEFAKDSRDLYGRRNRNFPELIFLKRTGKWLLP, from the coding sequence ATGCTAAGAATCGTTGTAATTGTATCACTCATCCTCTTTGTTGCTCGCGCAGAAGCACAACCAATACCCCTCACGCCCACCGACAGCACCCTAACGCTACTCTTTATTGGCGATGTTATGGGCCACGGTCCGCAAATTAACTCAGCCTACGACACCGTTACCGACACCTACTCTTACGACACCGTTTTTAGCCGTATTCGGCCGTTCATTGAACTTTCGGATATTGCCATTGCCAACCTTGAGGTTACCCTTGCCGGTAAGCCCTACACGGGATACCCCACATTTAGCTCGCCCGTGGCACTGGCAGCGGCCCTTAAAACCGCAGGCGTAGATATTTTGGCCACGGCCAATAACCACTCCGCCGACCGTAGTAAAAATGGCATTACCCGAACCATTGAGGAGCTCAACAAACTGAACATTCCCCATACCGGTACCTTTGCCAATCAGGCCGAGCGCGATACCACCTATCCCTTAATCATCGAAAAGAACGGCTTCCGATTGGCACTGCTCAACTGCACCTACGGAACCAACGGCATTGAGGTGCCAAAGCCTACGCTGGTAAATACTATCGACACGGCCCAAATTCGCCGAGATTACTACCGCGCCCGCCTCCTGAACGTAGATGAGGTGATTGCCTTTGTGCACTGGGGCGTGGAATACCAGGAAGAGCCCAACGCCGAGCAGATAGCCATTGCCGCCTACCTACATAAGCTGGGCATTCGGATTGTGATAGGCTCGCACCCGCACGTAATCCAGCGCATGGAAGCCACCTACGACAGCGATACCACGGTAGGAAACATTACAGTATACTCGCTCGGTAACTTTGTATCGAACCAGCGCACCAGAAACAGAAACGGAGGCGCACTTGCCTACATTAAGCTTACCAAGCACGAAAAAAAGACTCAAATAAAGGCAGGTGGATACTTGCTGGCGTGGGTACAAACTCCAATGCGCAACGGCCGCAAAGTATACCAAGTGCTACCAGTATCGGAGTACGAGCAGCTGGAGGGCTACTTCTCACCAGCCGACCAGGCGCTCTTCGACGAGTTTGCCAAGGACTCGCGCGACCTCTACGGCCGCCGCAACCGAAACTTCCCAGAACTTATCTTCCTGAAACGGACGGGGAAGTGGCTGCTGCCATAA